One genomic window of Ictalurus punctatus breed USDA103 chromosome 23, Coco_2.0, whole genome shotgun sequence includes the following:
- the LOC108256159 gene encoding zinc-binding protein A33-like — translation MFSGALIDEAKHVGNLAFRVWEKMQEIVQYTSVILDPNTAHPELILSEDLTSVQRGYGTQYLPNNPERFDQVYCVVGSETFTSGIHSWDIDVTDVPDWEVGVTTGFIPRTGKTDLGSETWSVKASHGEYLARFSTAAAFKLHLKVSLQKIRVQLDFQRGEVEFSDPVTDTPVFSFSHSFTEGVFPFFITPCKLSVLRILPLHIDYILNTEHVRE, via the exons ATGTTTTCAGGAGCGCTGATTGATGAAGCCAAGCACGTGGGGAACCTGGCGTTCAGAGTGTGGGAGAAAATGCAAGAGATCGTTCAATACA ccTCTGTGATTTTGGATCCAAACACAGCCCACCCCGAACTCATCCTTTCAGAAGACCTGACCAGTGTCCAGCGTGGTTATGGAACACAATACCTCCCTAATAATCCAGAAAGATTTGATCAAGTTTACTGCGTCGTAGGCTCCGAAACATTTACCTCAGGCATCCATAGCTGGGATATTGACGTCACAGACGTTCCTGATTGGGAGGTCGGTGTGACAACTGGATTTATCCCAAGGACTGGAAAAACTGACTTGGGTAGCGAAACCTGGAGTGTCAAGGCTTCTCATGGTGAATATCTGGCACGGTTTTCAACAGCGGCAGCCTTTAAGCTCCATCTTAAAGTCAGCCTACAGAAGATCAGAGTTCAGCTGGACTTTCAGAGAGGAGAAGTGGAATTCTCCGACCCTGTTACTGACACGCCAGTGTTTTCTTTCAGCCATTCTTTTACCGAGGGAgtctttcctttctttattaCTCCATGCAAACTTTCAGTTCTGAGGATATTACCATTACATATTGATTATATACTGAATACAGAACACGTTAGAGAGTGA